One window of the Pseudomonas knackmussii B13 genome contains the following:
- a CDS encoding YybH family protein, which produces MQSSIDPAIQRLLDGWLEAVKAADLERIVSHYSSDVLAFDAVAKLQFVGIEAYAEQWRASLNACQQGVFERHQLAVEQGGDIAFGHYLAYCGGKDEQGVEKASWVRVSFGLRRTAGEWRIVHEHFSIPFDMQSGQPLFDAKP; this is translated from the coding sequence ATGCAAAGTTCCATCGACCCGGCCATCCAGCGCCTGCTGGACGGCTGGCTGGAGGCGGTGAAGGCCGCCGATCTCGAGCGTATCGTCAGCCACTACAGCAGCGACGTGCTGGCCTTCGATGCGGTGGCGAAGCTGCAGTTCGTCGGCATCGAGGCCTACGCGGAGCAATGGCGCGCTTCGCTGAACGCCTGCCAGCAGGGCGTGTTCGAGCGCCATCAATTGGCGGTCGAGCAGGGCGGCGATATCGCCTTCGGCCACTACCTCGCGTATTGCGGCGGCAAGGATGAACAGGGCGTGGAGAAGGCGTCCTGGGTGCGTGTCAGCTTCGGTCTGCGGCGGACGGCGGGGGAGTGGCGGATCGTCCACGAGCATTTCTCCATTCCCTTCGACATGCAGAGCGGACAACCACTGTTCGACGCCAAGCCGTGA
- a CDS encoding RNA polymerase sigma factor, which translates to MHDYEPRPLRDQVDAIYRRDSRRVLATLIRLLGDFDRAEEALHDAFAAAVEQWRRDGVPQNPRAWLVSAGRFKAIDHLRRRARFNASLEQIAQQLELDAEEETEEYEGLEDDRLRLVFTCCHPALAADAQVALTLREVCDLRTEEIARAFLAQPATIAQRIVRAKQKIRDARIPYQVPEPTELPQRLASVLRVMYLVFNEGYAASSGESLTRGDLSAEAIRLGRQLLELLPEPEVMGLLALMLLQESRRAARTDAQGELVLLEHQDRSLWDRALIAEGRLLIGQAMASRRFGPYTLQAALAALHAEAADLPSTDWASMVELYDALLRMQPSPVVALNRSVALAMRDGPEAGLAAVDAILASGELADYHLAHATRADFCRRLGRNGEARAAYERALALTRLEPEQRFLEQRLRELD; encoded by the coding sequence ATGCATGACTACGAGCCGCGCCCGCTGCGCGACCAGGTGGATGCGATCTACCGGCGCGACTCGCGGCGGGTGCTGGCCACGCTGATCCGCCTGCTCGGCGATTTCGACCGCGCCGAGGAAGCGCTTCACGACGCCTTCGCCGCCGCCGTGGAGCAGTGGCGGCGCGATGGCGTGCCGCAAAATCCGCGCGCCTGGCTGGTGTCCGCCGGGCGCTTCAAGGCCATCGACCATCTGCGTCGGCGGGCCCGCTTCAACGCCTCGCTGGAGCAGATCGCCCAGCAACTGGAGCTGGACGCCGAGGAAGAAACCGAGGAGTACGAAGGCCTGGAAGACGACCGCCTGCGCCTGGTGTTCACCTGCTGCCACCCGGCGCTGGCCGCCGATGCGCAGGTGGCGCTGACCTTGCGCGAGGTCTGCGACCTGCGCACCGAGGAGATCGCCCGCGCCTTCCTCGCGCAGCCGGCGACCATCGCCCAGCGCATCGTCCGCGCCAAGCAGAAGATCCGCGACGCGCGCATCCCCTACCAGGTGCCGGAGCCGACCGAGCTGCCGCAGCGCCTGGCCAGCGTATTGCGCGTGATGTACCTGGTGTTCAACGAGGGCTATGCGGCCTCCAGCGGCGAATCGCTCACTCGGGGCGACCTGTCGGCCGAAGCCATCCGCCTGGGGCGGCAACTGCTCGAACTGCTGCCTGAGCCGGAAGTGATGGGGCTGCTGGCGCTGATGCTGCTGCAGGAATCACGGCGCGCCGCGCGCACCGATGCGCAGGGCGAACTGGTACTGCTGGAGCACCAGGACCGCTCGTTATGGGATCGCGCGCTGATCGCCGAGGGTCGCCTGCTGATCGGCCAGGCCATGGCCAGCCGCCGGTTCGGCCCCTACACGCTACAGGCGGCGCTGGCTGCGCTGCACGCCGAGGCTGCCGATCTGCCGAGCACCGACTGGGCGAGCATGGTCGAGTTGTACGACGCGCTGCTGCGGATGCAGCCCTCGCCGGTGGTGGCGCTCAATCGTTCGGTGGCCCTGGCCATGCGCGACGGTCCCGAGGCGGGCCTGGCGGCGGTGGACGCGATCCTCGCCAGCGGCGAGCTGGCCGACTACCACCTGGCCCACGCCACCCGCGCCGAC
- a CDS encoding DUF899 domain-containing protein, with translation MRIDNFSLPPVVSREEWLLARKRLWEKERAATHARDALAAERRQLPLVRIDKDYRFEGANGPLRLLELFEGRPQLVIYHFMFHRDRAEGCEGCSFLIDNIGRLEHLHARGTSFAMVSRAPLEEFAAFKARMGWRFPWVSSFGSDFNYDFHVSNDESIAPVEYNYRDKAELERLGQTYHVQGEQPGLSVFLRDGDKVYHSYSTYGRGLESLMFTYHLLDLTPLGRGEGWGGMADLDGLGLQWTRYHDRYGQQEPPHSCCAS, from the coding sequence ATGAGAATCGACAATTTCAGCCTGCCGCCCGTGGTCTCTCGCGAGGAATGGCTGCTGGCGCGCAAGCGCCTGTGGGAAAAGGAGCGCGCGGCCACCCATGCGCGTGACGCCCTGGCCGCCGAGCGGCGCCAGCTGCCGCTGGTGCGGATCGACAAGGACTACCGCTTCGAAGGCGCCAACGGCCCATTGCGCCTGCTCGAACTGTTCGAGGGCCGGCCGCAGCTGGTGATCTACCACTTCATGTTCCACCGCGACCGCGCCGAGGGCTGCGAGGGCTGCTCGTTCCTGATCGACAACATCGGCCGCCTGGAGCACCTGCACGCCCGCGGCACCAGCTTCGCCATGGTCTCGCGCGCACCGCTGGAGGAGTTCGCCGCGTTCAAGGCGCGCATGGGCTGGCGCTTCCCCTGGGTGTCGTCGTTCGGCAGCGACTTCAACTACGACTTCCACGTCAGCAACGACGAGAGCATCGCCCCGGTGGAATACAACTACCGCGACAAGGCGGAGCTGGAGCGCCTCGGCCAGACCTATCACGTGCAGGGCGAGCAGCCGGGGCTGAGCGTGTTCCTGCGCGACGGCGACAAGGTCTACCACAGCTATTCCACCTACGGTCGCGGGCTGGAGTCGCTGATGTTCACCTACCACCTGCTCGACCTCACGCCGCTGGGGCGCGGCGAGGGCTGGGGCGGCATGGCCGACCTCGATGGCCTGGGCCTGCAGTGGACCCGCTACCATGATCGCTACGGGCAACAGGAGCCGCCGCACAGTTGCTGCGCGTCCTGA